From one Fundidesulfovibrio putealis DSM 16056 genomic stretch:
- a CDS encoding cache domain-containing protein — protein sequence MKKAVAACVAVFMFACIALAQQNGTKDEAVALVKKAVAQYKSAGKDKTFADINDPKGPFVDRDLYVVVYDMDGNCLAHGANAKQIGKNLMELRDPDGKFFVKERVELGKTKSSFWQDYKFVNPVSKQIENKSMYMEAVDGMLFGCGVYSK from the coding sequence ATGAAGAAAGCCGTCGCAGCGTGTGTCGCCGTGTTCATGTTCGCGTGTATCGCCCTGGCCCAGCAGAACGGCACCAAGGACGAGGCCGTGGCCCTGGTGAAGAAGGCCGTGGCCCAGTACAAGAGCGCGGGCAAGGACAAGACTTTCGCCGACATCAACGATCCAAAGGGGCCTTTTGTGGACCGCGACCTCTACGTTGTGGTCTACGACATGGACGGCAATTGTCTGGCCCATGGGGCAAACGCAAAGCAAATCGGCAAAAATTTGATGGAGCTTCGCGACCCCGACGGCAAATTCTTCGTGAAGGAGCGCGTGGAACTGGGCAAGACCAAGTCTTCCTTCTGGCAGGACTACAAGTTCGTGAATCCTGTAAGCAAGCAGATTGAGAACAAGAGCATGTACATGGAAGCGGTCGACGGCATGCTGTTCGGGTGCGGCGTGTACAGCAAGTAG
- a CDS encoding methyl-accepting chemotaxis protein encodes MPQFSISLRIYAGYSVIIALSVFIWFIGYSNSSRLGQELGNMTDVNMKSLASLKDVRFSVREIIGALRSQLIPAITPEFRSAQRRLYAENIEALKQSVARLGSLRDPAKPDDLWQQFLKEEQSFLAIAGKLETTLDEWSKDTSDILLGMEVLALAAVDVQKQGEALLAVLQRIIARNDQLIAEDEKDAKEAARTGQRSALGALVLSVLVAAVVGWLITKKIRDPLSVLVRYAGEVSAGNLDVKAEGNFIAELDQLKRSLEAMVEKLKQEIRQAESKSAEAAEQALLAEKASCEAKMAQDNAEAARRSGMLEAAGLLASIVEQVLGALQTLDRQVDKAFRDAKVQRERLAGAVETMERMDGTTQLVARGAGDAASTAEDARARAQEGAEVISTVVDSIGAVQVKATSLKSNMTDLSARAEGIGRIMTVISDIADQTNLLALNAAIEAARAGDAGRGFAVVADEVRKLAEKTMAATREVADSIAGIQEGTNMSGQGVDQAVEAISHVAQQVDGGGSALTRIVNLSQDMSVRIRQIDSAAAEQNAASGEVNQSIQEIARYAEETAGAMDQAREALDHLGELVSELSGVMENLKKS; translated from the coding sequence ATGCCTCAGTTCTCCATCAGCCTGCGAATATACGCGGGATATTCAGTGATCATCGCCTTGTCCGTGTTCATATGGTTCATCGGGTATTCCAATTCCTCCCGGCTTGGGCAGGAACTGGGCAACATGACCGATGTGAACATGAAGTCCCTGGCGTCGCTTAAGGATGTGCGGTTTTCCGTACGAGAGATTATCGGCGCGCTCCGCTCCCAGCTGATTCCGGCCATCACGCCCGAATTCCGTTCGGCCCAGCGCAGGCTCTACGCCGAGAACATTGAGGCCCTCAAACAGTCCGTGGCCCGGCTGGGATCCCTGCGCGATCCTGCGAAGCCGGACGACCTGTGGCAACAGTTCCTGAAAGAGGAACAGAGCTTCCTGGCCATTGCGGGCAAACTCGAGACGACGCTGGACGAATGGAGCAAGGACACGTCCGACATCCTGCTGGGCATGGAGGTGCTGGCTCTTGCCGCCGTGGACGTGCAGAAGCAGGGTGAAGCCCTGCTGGCCGTGTTGCAACGAATTATCGCGCGCAACGACCAGCTGATAGCCGAAGACGAGAAGGACGCGAAGGAGGCGGCCAGAACCGGGCAACGCTCAGCCCTGGGGGCATTGGTGCTGTCCGTGCTGGTGGCGGCGGTGGTGGGCTGGCTCATCACCAAAAAAATTCGTGACCCGCTCTCGGTTCTGGTGCGCTACGCGGGCGAGGTGTCCGCCGGAAACCTGGACGTGAAGGCCGAGGGGAACTTCATCGCGGAACTCGACCAGCTGAAACGCAGCCTGGAAGCCATGGTGGAAAAGCTCAAGCAGGAGATCCGCCAGGCCGAGAGCAAGTCCGCCGAGGCCGCCGAACAGGCGCTGCTGGCGGAAAAGGCGAGTTGCGAGGCGAAAATGGCCCAGGATAACGCCGAGGCCGCGCGGCGAAGCGGCATGCTGGAGGCTGCGGGGCTTCTGGCCTCCATCGTGGAACAGGTCCTGGGCGCCCTGCAAACCCTGGACAGGCAGGTGGACAAGGCCTTCCGTGACGCGAAGGTGCAGCGGGAACGGCTGGCCGGCGCGGTGGAGACCATGGAACGCATGGACGGCACCACGCAGTTGGTCGCCAGAGGAGCCGGGGACGCAGCCTCCACAGCCGAGGACGCCCGTGCGCGCGCTCAGGAGGGGGCCGAGGTCATCAGCACGGTGGTGGACTCCATAGGTGCGGTGCAGGTCAAGGCCACCTCTCTCAAATCCAACATGACGGACCTCTCCGCAAGGGCCGAGGGCATCGGCAGGATCATGACGGTCATTTCCGACATCGCGGACCAGACCAACCTGCTGGCCCTGAATGCGGCCATCGAGGCGGCCCGGGCCGGTGACGCAGGCCGGGGGTTCGCCGTGGTGGCCGACGAGGTGCGAAAGCTCGCCGAGAAGACCATGGCCGCCACCCGCGAAGTGGCGGACTCCATCGCCGGAATCCAGGAAGGCACGAACATGAGCGGCCAGGGCGTGGATCAGGCCGTGGAGGCCATCTCGCACGTGGCCCAGCAGGTGGACGGCGGAGGGAGCGCACTGACCAGGATCGTCAACCTGAGTCAGGACATGTCCGTACGGATACGCCAGATAGATTCGGCAGCCGCCGAACAGAATGCGGCCAGCGGCGAGGTGAACCAGTCCATCCAGGAAATCGCCCGTTACGCGGAGGAGACCGCCGGAGCCATGGACCAGGCCAGGGAGGCTCTGGACCACCTCGGGGAACTGGTGTCCGAGTTGAGCGGGGTGATGGAAAATCTCAAGAAAAGCTGA
- a CDS encoding LexA family transcriptional regulator yields MLTSSHSDEKLHEPQEPCASVFEAGFERLRTTLGFKNQKELADILEIRQSSISDAKRRDVIPADWAIKLLRKERVNPHWIYVGLHPMRIGDQECDPGSGFCAGQSSFLQKYATQALTIVVMQDASMEPAIPRDSHVGINTDDREIVSGVLYGVRLPYEGSTVRRILADDGRKATLRADNPSIPAVTLTHSKLESIIQGRAVWIKTCP; encoded by the coding sequence ATGCTCACCTCTTCGCACAGCGACGAAAAACTCCATGAACCGCAGGAGCCCTGCGCCTCCGTTTTCGAAGCAGGGTTCGAGCGCCTGAGAACCACCCTCGGCTTCAAGAATCAAAAGGAGCTGGCGGACATCCTGGAGATCAGGCAGTCGAGCATCTCCGATGCGAAGCGCCGCGACGTCATCCCGGCGGACTGGGCCATAAAGCTGCTCCGCAAGGAACGCGTCAACCCACACTGGATATACGTAGGGCTGCACCCCATGCGCATCGGGGACCAGGAGTGCGACCCCGGCAGCGGCTTTTGCGCCGGACAGTCGTCGTTTCTGCAAAAATACGCGACACAGGCGCTCACCATCGTCGTCATGCAGGACGCTTCCATGGAGCCTGCAATCCCCCGCGACTCCCACGTGGGCATCAACACTGACGACCGGGAAATTGTCAGCGGCGTTCTCTACGGCGTGCGCCTCCCCTATGAAGGGTCCACTGTCCGGCGAATCCTGGCCGACGACGGCCGCAAGGCAACCCTGCGCGCGGATAACCCCTCCATACCCGCCGTCACGCTGACCCACTCCAAACTGGAGTCCATCATCCAGGGAAGAGCGGTCTGGATCAAGACCTGCCCCTGA
- a CDS encoding DEAD/DEAH box helicase, producing the protein MDNTSDKSQTPEEFETLIEPEESLPEISLEDLPEPLRQAVARAGWPGLMPVQAKSLPYLLTGQDLMVQSRTGSGKTGAFLLPIFNLLDLNVHQTQALILCPTRELAKQVAMEAEMLFEGTELRVATVYGGVGYGPQTDALRAGAHLVVGTPGRILDHLLRRNLTLDGMRVLVFDEADRMLSIGFYPDMKEIKRYLPPKRRVSTFLFSATYPPHVLRLAEEFMDHPNFLSLSAKQVHVADILHVYYEVPGMDKDRCLVRLLEIENPTSAIIFSNTKANVHYVTEVLKGFGYDAEELSADLTQAKREQVLMRLRKGTLRFLVATDVAARGIDIPELSHVFQYETPEDPESYVHRAGRTGRAGASGTAITLVNIMEELAMKRIGQRFGIELIKKPVPTDEDVSAVVSERLTALLEAEVRTLAPLKKVRLQRFLPLAQELAASEDAALLALLLDERYQATLHAVQIQPEGAPEEPREQRRERDYDRDRDRDRDRDRGRSRDRDRQPRREPRQDSAPARPAAEPVAKPEPKPEPRPAPKAQPKPKASIFTAPADETPDEDDFESAFDTASDELQNASGNVAEGGEPAKKRKRRRRRKKKPSSAEAMTQDSASGSDAAASSGEAPAAQSTVQPAAQPSGQDAPAREPRKQTPEKASAEVPADAATVPSDAPPQEQAKAKAPARARAPRKAAPKKAAPKPGAAETAGAAGTAEAPEGGEAPKPKPRTRKPAAKPKAEAQPRSEPAPEPENPDSPAKALKAERPGKTAKSVEIEYRPDEHKGIEWD; encoded by the coding sequence ATGGACAACACATCAGACAAATCCCAGACTCCCGAAGAATTCGAGACCCTCATTGAACCCGAGGAGTCTCTTCCCGAAATTTCCCTTGAGGATCTTCCCGAACCCCTGCGCCAAGCCGTTGCCAGGGCCGGATGGCCCGGACTCATGCCCGTGCAGGCCAAGTCCCTGCCCTACCTGCTCACCGGCCAGGACCTCATGGTCCAGTCGCGCACCGGCAGCGGCAAGACCGGAGCCTTCCTCCTGCCGATCTTCAATCTGCTCGACCTCAATGTCCACCAGACCCAGGCCCTGATCCTCTGCCCCACCCGCGAGCTGGCCAAGCAGGTGGCCATGGAGGCGGAGATGCTCTTCGAGGGCACGGAGCTGCGAGTCGCCACCGTGTACGGCGGCGTGGGCTATGGCCCCCAGACCGACGCGCTGCGCGCGGGCGCGCACCTGGTGGTGGGCACCCCGGGCCGCATCCTGGACCACCTGCTGCGCCGCAACCTCACCCTGGACGGCATGCGCGTACTGGTGTTCGACGAAGCCGACCGCATGCTCTCCATCGGTTTCTACCCGGACATGAAGGAGATCAAGCGCTACCTGCCGCCCAAGCGCCGCGTCTCCACGTTCCTCTTCTCGGCCACCTATCCGCCCCACGTGCTGCGCCTGGCCGAAGAGTTCATGGACCACCCGAATTTCCTCTCGCTCTCCGCCAAACAGGTCCACGTGGCGGACATCCTGCACGTGTACTACGAAGTGCCGGGCATGGACAAAGACCGCTGCCTGGTGCGCCTGCTGGAGATCGAGAACCCCACCTCGGCCATCATCTTCTCCAACACCAAGGCCAACGTGCACTACGTCACCGAAGTGCTCAAGGGCTTCGGGTACGACGCCGAGGAGCTCTCCGCCGACCTCACCCAGGCCAAGCGCGAGCAGGTGCTCATGCGCCTGCGCAAGGGGACCCTGCGCTTCCTGGTGGCCACCGACGTGGCCGCGCGCGGCATCGACATCCCCGAGCTGTCCCACGTCTTCCAGTACGAGACCCCCGAGGACCCCGAATCCTACGTGCACCGCGCAGGCCGCACCGGGCGCGCAGGAGCCTCCGGCACGGCCATCACGCTGGTGAACATCATGGAAGAGCTGGCCATGAAGCGTATCGGCCAGCGCTTCGGCATCGAGCTGATCAAGAAGCCCGTGCCCACCGACGAGGACGTGTCCGCCGTGGTGTCGGAGCGCCTCACGGCGCTTCTGGAAGCCGAAGTGCGCACGCTCGCCCCCCTGAAGAAAGTACGCTTGCAGCGCTTCCTGCCCCTGGCGCAGGAGTTGGCCGCCTCCGAGGACGCAGCCCTCCTGGCCCTGCTTTTGGACGAGCGCTATCAGGCCACCCTGCACGCCGTGCAGATCCAGCCGGAAGGCGCTCCCGAGGAGCCGCGCGAACAACGCCGCGAGCGTGATTACGACCGGGACCGGGACCGTGACAGGGACCGCGACCGTGGGCGCTCCAGGGACCGAGACCGCCAGCCCCGACGCGAACCGCGCCAGGACAGCGCCCCCGCGCGCCCGGCTGCCGAGCCCGTGGCCAAGCCGGAACCCAAGCCAGAGCCCAGGCCCGCTCCCAAGGCGCAGCCCAAGCCCAAAGCCTCCATCTTTACCGCACCCGCTGACGAGACGCCGGACGAGGACGACTTCGAATCCGCTTTCGACACCGCCTCGGATGAGTTGCAGAACGCTTCCGGCAACGTCGCCGAGGGAGGCGAGCCGGCAAAGAAGCGCAAGCGCCGCCGTCGCCGCAAGAAGAAGCCCTCCAGCGCCGAAGCCATGACGCAGGACAGCGCCAGCGGTTCCGATGCTGCGGCCTCCTCCGGGGAAGCGCCCGCCGCCCAGTCCACTGTGCAGCCTGCTGCCCAGCCCTCTGGCCAGGACGCGCCTGCCCGCGAGCCCCGCAAGCAGACGCCTGAAAAGGCCTCTGCCGAGGTTCCGGCGGATGCCGCCACGGTGCCTTCGGACGCCCCCCCCCAGGAGCAGGCCAAGGCGAAAGCTCCGGCCCGTGCCCGCGCCCCCAGGAAGGCCGCCCCGAAGAAGGCTGCGCCTAAGCCCGGAGCAGCCGAAACCGCAGGAGCAGCCGGAACCGCCGAAGCCCCTGAAGGCGGGGAAGCGCCCAAGCCCAAACCCCGCACCCGCAAGCCAGCCGCCAAGCCCAAGGCTGAGGCACAGCCCAGAAGCGAACCCGCGCCGGAGCCAGAAAACCCGGACAGCCCGGCCAAGGCTCTCAAGGCGGAGCGCCCCGGCAAGACTGCCAAGTCCGTGGAGATCGAATACCGCCCCGACGAGCACAAGGGCATCGAGTGGGATTAA
- the lgt gene encoding prolipoprotein diacylglyceryl transferase yields the protein MIMHPDFDPVALSLGPLQVRWYGLMYLFGFAAGWMLARVRAARPGSGWTPAMVDDFITWCVLGLVLGARLGYVLFYDLGAYIRDPLAIFQVWQGGMSFHGGMIGLCLVVWFFARKHKMTFFQIGDFLSPLAPPGLFFGRIGNFINGELWGAPSGVSWAVVFPDPRAGGVPRHPSQLYEAGLEGLVLFTALWLYSARPRPAGCVTGMFLALYGLFRFLVEFIREPDPQLGYLAFGWLTMGQLLSLPMILVGCALILRGARRGASVS from the coding sequence ATGATAATGCACCCCGATTTCGATCCCGTAGCCCTGTCCCTCGGCCCGCTTCAGGTGCGCTGGTACGGGCTGATGTACCTCTTCGGCTTCGCTGCCGGATGGATGCTGGCCCGTGTCCGGGCGGCACGGCCCGGTTCCGGCTGGACCCCGGCCATGGTGGACGACTTCATCACCTGGTGCGTACTGGGGCTGGTCCTGGGCGCACGCCTGGGCTATGTCCTGTTCTACGACCTGGGAGCCTACATCCGCGACCCCCTGGCCATCTTCCAGGTCTGGCAGGGCGGCATGAGCTTCCACGGCGGCATGATCGGCCTGTGCCTGGTGGTCTGGTTCTTTGCGCGCAAGCACAAGATGACCTTCTTCCAGATAGGCGATTTCCTCTCGCCGCTGGCCCCTCCGGGGCTCTTCTTCGGACGCATCGGCAATTTCATCAATGGCGAGCTGTGGGGAGCGCCCTCCGGCGTATCCTGGGCGGTGGTCTTCCCCGACCCCAGGGCGGGCGGCGTGCCGCGCCATCCCTCCCAGCTCTATGAGGCCGGGCTCGAAGGGCTGGTGCTGTTCACGGCGCTGTGGCTCTACTCCGCGCGCCCCAGGCCCGCAGGATGCGTCACCGGCATGTTCCTGGCGCTTTACGGCCTGTTCCGCTTCCTGGTGGAGTTCATCCGCGAGCCGGACCCGCAGCTCGGGTATCTGGCCTTCGGCTGGCTGACCATGGGGCAGCTGTTGTCGCTGCCCATGATCCTGGTGGGGTGCGCGCTGATCCTGCGCGGGGCAAGGCGCGGGGCGTCCGTTTCTTGA
- a CDS encoding TraR/DksA family transcriptional regulator has translation MTTHMIESFTATLTAMMEKTMAKMRDSMDELAGEDALPPDLADRASLEAERNFTLLMRERDRQALVSIREALARVEAGEYGICEECGDDIAQARLKAQPMATLCVHCQSRREDEERARFSVASGFFHC, from the coding sequence ATGACCACGCACATGATCGAATCGTTCACCGCCACGCTTACCGCCATGATGGAAAAGACCATGGCAAAAATGCGCGACTCCATGGATGAACTGGCCGGAGAGGACGCCCTGCCGCCAGACTTGGCCGATCGCGCCTCCCTGGAGGCCGAGCGCAATTTCACACTGCTCATGCGCGAACGCGACCGCCAGGCCCTGGTCTCCATCCGCGAAGCCTTGGCCCGGGTTGAAGCGGGAGAGTACGGCATCTGCGAGGAGTGCGGGGACGACATCGCCCAGGCGCGGCTGAAAGCCCAGCCCATGGCCACCTTGTGCGTGCATTGCCAGTCCCGCCGGGAAGACGAGGAGCGCGCCCGGTTCAGCGTGGCCTCGGGGTTCTTCCATTGCTGA
- a CDS encoding glutaminyl-peptide cyclotransferase produces the protein MENIRPARIATLLLGILLVLVPGVHARSLAYTVSAVLPHDQSAFTQGLLFTGGYLYESTGLNGRSSLRQVEPATGKVLRLVELDREDFGEGLALWAGQLYQLTWRNAKVHVYDAASLERVRTLPLQGEGWGAAATPFGLVTSDGSARLTWRDPATMLPTRTLDVIDAGRPVARLNELEWVDGFILANVWHEDRIAVISPATGKVAAWIDCAPLRARLGPLAEDSDLNGIAWNPAAKKLYVTGKLWPAIFELALEGLPKP, from the coding sequence ATGGAAAATATCCGACCCGCCCGTATCGCGACGCTTCTTCTGGGCATCCTGCTCGTACTGGTTCCCGGAGTTCACGCCCGGAGCCTGGCCTATACCGTCAGCGCCGTGCTGCCGCACGACCAGTCGGCCTTCACCCAGGGGCTGCTCTTCACGGGGGGCTATCTGTACGAAAGCACTGGCCTGAACGGACGCTCCAGCCTGCGACAGGTGGAACCGGCAACGGGAAAGGTGCTGCGGCTGGTGGAGCTGGACCGGGAGGATTTCGGCGAAGGGCTTGCCCTCTGGGCAGGGCAGCTCTATCAGCTGACATGGCGCAATGCGAAGGTGCACGTCTATGACGCCGCAAGCCTGGAGCGCGTGCGGACCCTGCCCCTTCAGGGCGAGGGGTGGGGCGCGGCGGCAACGCCATTCGGGCTGGTGACCAGCGACGGCTCCGCCAGGCTGACCTGGCGCGACCCGGCAACCATGCTGCCCACGCGCACCCTGGACGTGATCGACGCGGGGCGGCCCGTGGCGCGCTTGAACGAACTGGAGTGGGTGGACGGGTTCATCCTGGCCAACGTGTGGCACGAGGATCGCATAGCCGTCATCTCCCCGGCGACGGGCAAGGTGGCCGCCTGGATCGACTGCGCGCCGCTACGGGCGCGGCTCGGGCCGCTGGCCGAAGACTCCGACCTGAACGGCATCGCCTGGAACCCGGCTGCGAAGAAGCTCTATGTGACCGGGAAGCTCTGGCCCGCAATTTTTGAACTCGCCCTGGAGGGCTTGCCGAAACCATGA
- the panB gene encoding 3-methyl-2-oxobutanoate hydroxymethyltransferase gives MSPRTRQGGAMPKMKITAPDIAAAKGQRKLVVITAYDAGQAAIAEAAGADILLVGDSLGMVVLGYEDTVSVTMEQMLHHAGAVARGARRALVLADMPFLSYQADRNSAVTNAGRMLKEARAQAVKVEGGREIVPQIRAIVQAGIPVMGHLGLTPQHVAALGGYKVQARTAQAAAMLLEDAQALADAGCFAMVLECVPSPVAELVTRSVPIPTIGIGAGPDCDGQVLVFHDLLGLYGDFKPKFVKRYADLGGMAKDALGRFAEDVRSGTFPAKENSFDMAPDELDKLLGDTQAS, from the coding sequence ATTTCTCCCCGCACGAGACAGGGAGGAGCCATGCCGAAAATGAAAATCACCGCACCTGACATCGCCGCAGCCAAGGGCCAGCGCAAGCTTGTGGTCATCACCGCCTACGACGCAGGACAGGCCGCCATCGCCGAGGCGGCCGGAGCGGACATCCTGCTGGTGGGAGACTCGCTGGGGATGGTGGTGTTGGGCTACGAAGACACGGTGAGCGTCACCATGGAGCAGATGCTCCACCACGCCGGGGCGGTTGCCAGGGGAGCGCGGCGCGCCCTGGTTTTGGCGGACATGCCCTTTCTATCCTATCAGGCGGACCGGAACTCGGCGGTGACCAACGCCGGGCGCATGCTCAAGGAAGCCCGCGCCCAGGCCGTGAAAGTGGAGGGTGGACGCGAGATCGTTCCTCAGATACGGGCCATCGTCCAGGCGGGAATTCCGGTGATGGGGCATCTGGGCCTCACCCCGCAGCACGTGGCCGCGCTCGGAGGCTACAAGGTGCAGGCCCGCACGGCGCAAGCCGCCGCCATGCTCCTGGAAGACGCACAGGCTCTCGCCGACGCAGGATGCTTCGCCATGGTGCTGGAGTGCGTGCCCTCGCCAGTGGCCGAACTGGTCACACGCTCGGTGCCCATCCCGACCATCGGAATCGGGGCAGGCCCGGACTGCGACGGCCAGGTGCTGGTCTTTCACGATCTGCTGGGGCTTTACGGCGACTTCAAACCCAAATTCGTCAAGCGCTATGCAGATCTGGGCGGCATGGCCAAGGACGCGCTGGGACGTTTCGCCGAGGACGTCCGTTCCGGAACGTTCCCCGCCAAGGAGAACAGCTTCGACATGGCCCCCGACGAACTGGATAAGCTCCTGGGCGACACGCAGGCCTCCTGA
- a CDS encoding tetratricopeptide repeat protein — MEREINGKYCHDLVQFLKNQYPDVLIIILTTEVAREILIYLHEIGANNVITKPISPDMLIEKIAFTVKPRGQIGELIEAGKKLNETGKFDDAATLARKILEIKPGSPAALLVLGDSFKGQSRMDEALNAYMEASRNGKLFLDPIKKIAELHKITGNVREETKYLERLDRLSPLNVDRKISIGDNYMSLGERDKAVEVFDDAIKLATKEAMAQVGRVTRTIAEHCISNAPELSEKYLRQSLDSKKGALDKSDIETFNRLGITLRKQGKPELAIEEYRKALKIAPNDAGLYYNMAMAYSEGRQFQDAFNFLDKALSINPDLWNASETVCFNIATVFYRAARKEQATEFLQKALAINPNFERAKAMLREL; from the coding sequence GTGGAGCGTGAAATCAACGGCAAATACTGCCATGATTTGGTCCAGTTCCTTAAAAATCAGTATCCCGATGTGCTCATCATCATCCTGACGACCGAGGTTGCCCGGGAAATCCTCATATACCTCCACGAGATCGGCGCGAACAACGTCATCACCAAGCCGATTTCTCCGGACATGCTCATCGAAAAGATCGCGTTCACGGTCAAGCCTCGCGGGCAGATCGGCGAGCTCATTGAAGCAGGAAAAAAACTGAACGAAACCGGTAAGTTCGACGACGCAGCCACCCTGGCCCGCAAGATACTGGAGATCAAACCCGGCAGCCCCGCCGCCCTCCTGGTGCTCGGTGACAGCTTCAAGGGCCAGAGCAGGATGGACGAGGCCCTGAACGCCTACATGGAGGCCTCGCGCAACGGGAAGCTCTTCCTGGACCCCATCAAAAAGATCGCCGAGCTGCACAAGATAACCGGAAACGTCCGCGAGGAAACCAAGTACCTCGAACGCCTGGACCGGCTGAGCCCTCTCAACGTGGACCGCAAAATAAGCATCGGCGACAATTACATGTCGCTGGGCGAGCGCGACAAAGCCGTGGAGGTTTTCGACGACGCCATCAAGCTTGCCACCAAGGAGGCCATGGCCCAGGTCGGTCGCGTGACGCGCACCATCGCCGAGCACTGCATCTCCAACGCCCCGGAGCTCTCCGAAAAATATCTGCGTCAGTCGCTGGATTCCAAGAAAGGCGCGCTGGACAAGTCCGACATCGAGACCTTCAACCGCCTGGGCATCACCCTTCGCAAGCAGGGCAAACCGGAACTGGCCATCGAGGAATACCGCAAGGCCCTGAAGATCGCGCCCAACGACGCGGGGCTTTACTACAACATGGCCATGGCCTACAGCGAGGGGCGCCAGTTCCAGGACGCCTTCAACTTCCTGGACAAGGCCCTGTCCATCAACCCTGACCTCTGGAATGCCAGCGAGACGGTCTGCTTCAACATCGCCACGGTGTTCTACCGGGCAGCGAGAAAGGAACAGGCCACCGAATTCCTGCAGAAGGCCCTGGCCATCAACCCGAATTTCGAACGGGCCAAGGCCATGCTGCGCGAACTGTAG
- a CDS encoding outer membrane beta-barrel protein produces the protein MSSALKRSLVLGLILAFGLSANLAAAKSLTAGTVYIEPKVGLYANSNDRISSMFSYGGELGYFVADGFSVGFEALGYVITQKRTPWSGNGNYETVNAFSPIGMLRYHFINDERFGVFAGIGLGGFFSGVPVPRNGYSSNLTEVGEVGFDVFLTDNVSMQLAGRYQHIGDFSNKGADNWGGNLAVKYAF, from the coding sequence ATGAGCAGCGCATTGAAAAGATCTCTCGTTTTGGGGCTGATCCTGGCCTTCGGCCTTTCCGCCAACCTGGCGGCGGCAAAAAGCCTGACTGCCGGGACCGTGTACATCGAACCGAAGGTTGGCCTGTACGCCAACTCCAACGATCGCATCAGCTCTATGTTCAGCTACGGCGGCGAGCTGGGCTACTTCGTGGCCGACGGCTTCTCCGTGGGCTTCGAGGCCCTGGGCTACGTCATCACCCAGAAGCGCACCCCCTGGAGCGGCAACGGCAACTATGAGACCGTGAACGCGTTCAGCCCCATCGGCATGCTGCGCTACCACTTCATCAACGACGAGAGGTTCGGCGTGTTCGCTGGCATCGGCCTGGGCGGCTTCTTCTCAGGTGTTCCCGTGCCGCGCAACGGCTACAGCTCCAACCTGACCGAAGTGGGCGAAGTGGGCTTCGACGTCTTCCTGACCGACAACGTCAGCATGCAGTTGGCCGGACGCTACCAGCACATTGGTGACTTCTCCAACAAGGGTGCGGACAACTGGGGCGGCAACCTCGCCGTCAAGTACGCCTTCTAA
- a CDS encoding helix-turn-helix domain-containing protein: MNDHIEIGSGNVFADLGLPESDELLYKAELLMRLKQLLKSRGLTQKAAAVLCGTDQATLSKVFRGRIDLVSTDRLFRWLTALNVDVRIVLTDRIALGPGHVLVC, translated from the coding sequence ATGAACGATCATATCGAAATTGGTTCGGGAAACGTCTTCGCGGATCTAGGGCTGCCTGAATCCGACGAACTCCTGTACAAGGCGGAGTTGCTCATGCGCCTTAAGCAATTGCTCAAATCCCGTGGACTGACCCAGAAAGCTGCGGCGGTGCTGTGCGGCACCGATCAGGCGACTCTTTCCAAGGTCTTTCGCGGAAGAATTGACCTCGTTTCCACGGACAGGCTCTTCAGGTGGCTCACGGCCTTGAACGTCGATGTGAGGATTGTGTTGACAGACAGGATAGCCCTCGGGCCGGGACACGTTCTGGTCTGCTGA